The Carassius gibelio isolate Cgi1373 ecotype wild population from Czech Republic chromosome B22, carGib1.2-hapl.c, whole genome shotgun sequence genome window below encodes:
- the LOC127988420 gene encoding beta-1,3-galactosyltransferase 2, with the protein MYYNKSVLFFLLVPGTSLLLYLSYSYMTLGQYKKEPQRYPLPKRQNTTAPKKDPVTEEPEIDQEVQEDPGLYHVAYPRKYKFIIDQPKICEEQKPFVVIIVPVPPWDLEARSGIRRTWGGEKLIGDKVVLVLFMIGLHNGNDQETLQEKLQNESQQYKDLLQSNFLDSYKNLTIKTMMMMEWLSRSCQQASFAMKVDADVLVNTNNLINMLVSLNPVPTNYMTGLVWYGNIVIRNPLNKFYLPYDVYPKDTYPPYPLGMCYIISLDLPQKFIQESKHIKAIFIEDAYLGLCLERMGIAPSLPPHIEQFVVNPPQYNRCYYSGLIAILTGNTNQMASYWTDIHSTSNPC; encoded by the coding sequence ATGTACTATAACAAGAGTGTCTTGTTTTTTCTCCTGGTTCCAGGAACTTCTTTACTATTGTATCTCTCGTATTCCTATATGACATTAGGGCAATATAAGAAAGAACCACAAAGGTACCCTCTTCCAAAACGACAAAACACAACAGCACCAAAAAAGGATCCTGTAACCGAAGAACCAGAAATAGACCAGGAAGTCCAGGAAGATCCGGGGTTGTACCATGTGGCCTACCCCCGCAAATATAAATTTATCATTGACCAACCAAAGATATGTGAAGAGCAGAAGCCCTTCGTGGTGATTATTGTCCCGGTGCCTCCTTGGGACCTTGAGGCACGCAGTGGCATCAGGAGGACGTGGGGTGGAGAAAAGCTCATTGGGGACAAAGTGGTTCTGGTGCTGTTTATGATTGGCTTACATAATGGAAATGATCAAGAAACGTTGCAGGAGAAACTCCAGAATGAGAGCCAGCAGTACAAAGACCTCCTCCAGAGCAACTTCCTGGATTCCTACAAGAACCTGACCATTAAAACCATGATGATGATGGAGTGGCTCAGCAGGAGTTGTCAACAGGCATCCTTTGCTATGAAAGTAGACGCTGACGTGCTCGTTAACACAAACAATCTAATAAATATGCTTGTGAGTCTGAACCCAGTACCAACCAACTATATGACCGGGCTGGTGTGGTACGGAAACATTGTCATTCGAAATCCGTTAAACAAGTTTTATCTCCCCTATGACGTGTACCCCAAAGACACATATCCGCCGTATCCTCTAGGCATGTGCTACATCATTTCTCTGGACCTGCCGCAGAAATTTATTCAGGAATCTAAGCACATTAAGGCCATTTTCATAGAGGATGCATATCTTGGCTTGTGTTTGGAGCGTATGGGTATCGCCCCATCTCTGCCGCCACATATAGAACAGTTTGTGGTGAACCCACCGCAGTACAATCGCTGTTACTATTCTGGACTGATAGCTATACTTACGGGCAACACAAATCAGATGGCGTCTTACTGGACAGATATTCATTCAACCAGCAATCCATGCTGA